Sequence from the Ectothiorhodospira sp. BSL-9 genome:
CCCCACCACGCAGACCCTGTCGGAACTGGCGGCGGAACTGGGCGTGGTGATCGTCGGCTCGCTGTTCGAGCGTCGTGCCGCCGGGCTTTACCACAACACCGCCGTGGTGCTGGACAGCGATGGCCGCCTGGCCGGACGCTACCGCAAGATGCACATCCCCGATGATCCGGGGTATTACGAGAAGTTCTACTTCACCCCCGGCGATCTGGGCTTTCATCCCGTGGACACCTCCGTGGGCCGGCTGGGGGTGCTGGTCTGCTGGGATCAGTGGTTCCCGGAAGCCGCGCGGCTCATGGCCCTGGCAGGCGCCGAGTTACTGATCTACCCCACGGCCATTGGCTGGGATCCGGACGACAACGCCGAGGAACAGGCACGCCAGCGGGAGGCATGGATCACCGTGCAGCGAGCCCATGCGGTGGCCAATGGTGTGCCCGTGGCCGCCTGCAACCGGGTGGGCTTCGAGGCCGACCCCTCCGGCGTCAGCGCCGGGAGCCGGTTCTGGGGCAGCAGTTTCGTCTGCGGACCGCAGGGGGAATTTCTGGACCAGGCCTCCACCGATGAGGAGGTCTGCCTGCTGGTGGATGTGGATCTGGCCCGGGGCGAAGCCGTGCGGCGTATCTGGCCCTTCCTTCGGGATCGACGCATCGATGCCTACGACGACCTGCTGAAACGCTATCGGGACACCTGAGCAGATCCATACGGAAATTTCGCGCAGTGATTCCAATCTTATCAACGACACGATGCCCTTTTCCCTGTAGAGTCGGGGGTTGTTGTACGAACCCGAGGAGGTTTTGAAGATGAATTTTGAAGAAATGAGAAACATGGGCTCCAACGATCGCATGATCCGCGTCGTGGTAGGCCTGGTGCTGTTGGCTCTGGTCTTCGTCGGTCCACAAACCCCCTGGGGCTGGCTCGGCCTGATCCCGCTGGCCACAGCCACCATCGGCTGGTGCCCTGCTTATAACTTGCTGGGCATGAATACAGACCCAGACAAGGAGGCCTGATTCGCCCAAAGGCTGAACAGGCCATCCCGGTCCGCCGCTCGCGGGGATCGGGCGCGTAAATAAAAAGGGCACGGTATAATCGGCGGCCTACTGAAACATACCCCGGCCGCGCGCATACCGAATGCCACAAAACAGCAAGTCCAACCCGCTTAACGCACTTGAACTCCCCACCGCCGGCCATTTGGCCCGATGGGGAGGCCTTTCTGGTTCCGCCCTGTGGCTCGCTGTCGCTGAGGCCGCTCGTCGACACCGTGGCGTTTCCCTGCTCATCACGCCAGACACCCAGACTGCCGAGCGCCTTGAGCAGGAACTGGATTTCTTCCTGGCCGGAGAGAATCTTCCAACCCTGTCCCTGCCCGATTGGGAAACCCTGCCTTACGACGTGTTTTCTCCCCACGAGGACATCGTCTCCCGCCGACTGGAAACCCTTTACCACCTACCCGCCCTGAAGCGCGGCACCCTGATCATTCCCATCACCACCCTCATGCAGCGCCTGCCCCCCCGGGCCTGGCTGCAATCGGAGTGTCTGATGCTGCAACAGGGGGAGCGGATCGATCGGGACAAACTCAGGGAAGGATTCGAGCAGGCCGGCTATCAGCATGTGAGTCAGGTGATGGAGCACGGTGAGTATGCCGTGCGTGGTGCCCTGATGGATGTTTACCCCATGGGCAGCGATGCCCCCTATCGCATCGATCTGCTGGACGACGAGATCGAGACCATCCGCACCTTTGATCCGGAAACCCAGCGCTCACGTGAAACGATCCATGAGGTGCGCCTGCTGCCCGCCCATGAGTTCCCCCTCAATGAGGCGGGCATCAAGGCCTTCCGCCAGCATTACCGCACCGTGATCGAGGGAGACCCCCAGGCCAGCCACATTTATCGGGAGGTGAGCCAGGGTGCTGCTCCGGCGGGCATTGAGTACTATCTGCCGCTGTTCTTCGAGCAGATGGAAACCCTGTTCGACTACCTGCCCGACAACACCCTGGCCGTCCACGTAGGCGATACCCTGGCTGCCGCACAGGCCTTTGCCGATCAGGTGGCCCATCGTTACGAACAGCGCCGTCACGACCGCGAACGCCCCCTGCTTCCACCGGATAGCCTCTTCCTCGGGGTCGAGGAAGTCGCCAGCAGCATGCGCGGCTGGCCCACACTGGCCCTGGTCAGCGAGGCTGTGGAAGACAGCGCCCAGGGTGTCGCACAAAACGCCGATGCGCGCCCCCCTGGCGACCTGCGACTGCAGGCCCGGCAGGCCGAGCCCGCCAAGGCATTCAATGACTTCCTGCAGGGCTTTCCGGGTCGGGTACTGCTCATGGCAGAGTCCCCCGGTCGTCGCGAGGTGCTGCTGGATACCTTGCGACCCTTGGGGGTCGTCCCGCATCAGGTGGATTCCTGGGCCGAATTTCTGGCATCAGACACCTCCCCCGCCATCACCATCGGCCCCTTGCAATCCGGCCTTTGCCTGCCCGGCGAGGGGATTGCGGTACTCACCGAATCCGAGCTGTTTGGGGAGAAGGCCCGCCAGGAGCGCCGTCGACGCAAACCCACCCGGGATGCAGATGCGGTGGTTCGTAACCTCACCGACCTGCACGCAGGCGCCCCCGTGGTCCATGAGGATCATGGTGTGGGGCGCTATCTTGGACTGCAGAAGATCACCGCCGGTGGCCAGGAAACGGAGTTCCTCACCCTGGAATACGCAGGCGGCGACAAGCTCTATGTCCCGGTGGCGTCGCTGCACCTGGTGAGCCGTTATACCGGGGCCGACCCCGAACATGCCCCGCTGCACAAGCTGGGTACGGAAACCTGGTCGAAGGCCCGGCGCAAGGCAGCAGAAAAGGCCCGCGACGTGGCTGCGGAGCTCCTGGACATCTATGCCCGCCGGGCGGCGCGCCAGGGTCATGCCTACCAGTCACGAGGCGCGGAATATACTGCATTCGCTGCCGCCTTCCCGTTTGAGGAAACCCCGGACCAGCTCAGCGCCATCGACGCCGTGCTCGACGACATGGCCTCCGAGCGCCCCATGGACCGGGTGGTCTGCGGCGATGTGGGCTTTGGCAAGACCGAAGTCGCCATGCGGGCGGCCTTTGTGGCCGTCCAGGGCGGCAAGCAGGTGGCGGTGCTGGTGCCCACCACCCTGCTGGCTCAGCAGCATGATCAGAACTTCCGCGACCGGTTCGCCGATTGGCCCGTACGCATCGAATCCCTGTCCCGCTTCGGCTCCCAGAAACAGCACCAGGAGGTGATGAAGGGCCTGGAAGATGGCCGGGTGGACATCGTCATCGGCACTCACAAACTGATCCAGGGCAACCTGCGCTTCAAGAACCTGGGGCTGGTGATCATCGACGAAGAACAGCGCTTCGGGGTCCGTCACAAGGAGCGATTGAAGTCCCTGCGAGCCGAGGTGGACATGCTCACCCTCACCGCCACGCCCATTCCCCGGACCCTGAACATGGCCCTGTCGGGCCTGCGTGATCTGTCGATCATTGCCACGCCGCCGGAGGAGCGTCTGACCATCAAGACCTTCGTCAGCCAGTGGAACAGTGCCCTGATCCAGGAGGCCTGTCTGCGGGAGATTCGCCGGGGTGGGCAGGTGTACTACCTGCACAACGAGGTCCAGACCATCGAGAAGGCTGCACGGGAGCTTCAGGAACAGATCCCGTCAGCCACCATTGGCATTGCCCATGGCCAGATGCGTGAGCGGGAACTGGAACAGGTGATGCTGGATTTCTACCACCGTCGCTACCACGTACTGGTGTGCACCACCATCATCGAAACCGGCATCGACGTGCCCACCGCCAATACCATCATCATCAACCGGGCCGACAAGATGGGCCTGTCCCAGCTGCACCAGTTGCGGGGGCGCGTGGGGCGTAGCCACCATCGCGCCTATGCGTATCTGATCACCCCGCATCCCTCGGGGATGACCAAGGATGCCGTCAAGCGACTGGAGGCCATCGAGTCCCTGGAGGATCTGGGGGTCGGCTTCACCCTGGCCAGCCACGATCTGGAGATCCGCGGTGCCGGGGAATTGCTGGGGGATGAGCAGAGTGGACAGATCCAGGAGATCGGCTTCACCCTGTACAACGAACTGCTGGACCGGGCCGTCAAAGCCCTCAAGGAAGGCAAGGTCCCGGACCTGGATCACACCACGTCCGATACCACGGAGGTGGACCTGGGTCTGCCGGCACTGCTACCCGATGACTATGTGCCCGACATCCACACGCGCCTGATCCTCTACAAGCGCCTGTCTGCCTGCCAGGACACGGACCAGCTCAGAGAGATGGAAGTGGAAATGGTGGATCGTTTCGGGCTACTACCGGCTCAGGCCAGGAACCTGGTGGAGGCCACTCGCCTGAAGCTGAGGCTGCAACCCCTGGGTGTGCGCAAACTGGAAGTAGGGCCCAAGGGTGGCAGGCTGATCTTCCACCCCAATCCACCGGTGGATCCCATGAGCGTGATCCAGCTGGTGCAATCCCAACCGGAAAGCTTCCGCCTGGACGGCCAGGATACGCTGCGCTTCACCGCCGAGATGGAGAGCCTGGATCAGCGCGTTGACGCGGTCACCCGCCTGACAGGGCAGATGCACATCAAGCAGGAGGCCGTGGCCTGAGGCCAGCCCGGCCCTGCCCCCAACCCCGGGACGCCCCCGGACTCAGGCCCTCCCGTACGTATCCTCAAACCGCACAATATCATCCTCCCCCAGGTAACTCCCCGACTGCACCTCGATGAGTTCCAGGGGGATCTTGCCCGGGTTCTCGAGACGGTGCGTCACCCCCAGCGGGATGAAGGTGGACTGATTCTCCGTGAGCACAAACTGCTCCTCACCCCGGGTGATGCGCGCTGTGCCCCGCACCACCACCCAGTGCTCAGCGCGGTGATAATGCATCTGCAGTGACAGGGTCTCGCCCGGCTTCACCGTGATCCGCTTCACCTGAAAACGGGACGCCATGTCGATCTGCTCATAGCTGCCCCAGGGCCGCGCGACGCATCGGTGATTCTCCGACTCCTCCCGCCCTTCGGCCTTCAGGCGGGCGACAACCTCCTTCACATCCTGACTGCGGTTCTTATGCATCACCAGGACCGCATCGGAGGTCTCCACAATAATGAGATCCTCCACACCCACTGCGGCCACCAGGCGATGGTTGCCGTGCACGTAGCAGTTGCGAGACCCCACCGTCATCACGTCGCCAACGGCCACATTGCCATCACCGTTGCGCTCGCCCACCGACCACAACGACTCCCAGGAGCCCACGTCACTCCAGCCGGCGTCCAGGGGTACCATGACCGCCCGGCGGGTCTTTTCCATCACCGCATAATCAATGGACTCGGAGCGACAGGCGGCGAAGGCCTCCCGATCCACCCGCAAAAAGTCCAGATCCGCCTGCGTGCCCTCCATGGCACGACGACAGGCCTCCAGGACATCCGGTGCATGCTGCTGAAGCTCATCCAGATATGCCGAGGCGCGAAATACGAACATGCCGCTATTCCAGTAATAATCTCCGGAGGCCAGATAGTCCTCGGCAGTGGACCGGTCAGGTTTTTCCACAAACGCCTTCACCGGCGCGCCAGAGCGGCCCTTCGCCTCATCGGCAAGGATATATCCGTAACCTGTGTGGGGCTCGGTGGGCACCACGCCAAAGGTCACCAGATCACCCGCCTCGGCCAGGGACACAGCCTCGGCCAGGGCCCTTTGAAAGGCTTCCACGTCGGCCACCAGATGATCCGCAGGCATCACCACCATGACCGGATCGGCCCCTGATGCCGTCTGCTCCAAGGCTGCCAAAGCCACCGCCGGGGCGGTATTGCGGCCAACCGGCTCCAGGATGATCTGGCATGGATCCACACCCGTCTGCCGCAATTGCTCGGCCACCAGGAACCGGTGGGCATCGTTGCACACGACAACGGGGGCCACCATAGCAGGGTCCTTGGGCAGTCGCGCCAGTGTTGCCTGAAGCATGGTCTGACCCTGACCCGTCAGGGGTAAGAACTGCTTGGGGTAATGCTGTCGCGACATGGGCCACAGCCGGGTACCCGCGCCGCCGGAAAGGATCACAGGAACGATGCCCACGGAGATCTCCATATTGATTCATCCAATTGTTCACTTTATTCGCCAGACCCGGTATGTCGGCGGCTGTCAGTCACCGCGTCTCACCCGATCACTCATCATGATGCCAATCCACCGGGTATCCCGCTGCGCCTCCAAAGCCAGCTTGGCGATCATGGTCAGCGGAATGGACAATATCATTCCCACCGGGCCGAACACCCAACCCCACACCAGCAACGACACCAGCACGATAACGG
This genomic interval carries:
- a CDS encoding DUF2892 domain-containing protein encodes the protein MNFEEMRNMGSNDRMIRVVVGLVLLALVFVGPQTPWGWLGLIPLATATIGWCPAYNLLGMNTDPDKEA
- the mfd gene encoding transcription-repair coupling factor produces the protein MPQNSKSNPLNALELPTAGHLARWGGLSGSALWLAVAEAARRHRGVSLLITPDTQTAERLEQELDFFLAGENLPTLSLPDWETLPYDVFSPHEDIVSRRLETLYHLPALKRGTLIIPITTLMQRLPPRAWLQSECLMLQQGERIDRDKLREGFEQAGYQHVSQVMEHGEYAVRGALMDVYPMGSDAPYRIDLLDDEIETIRTFDPETQRSRETIHEVRLLPAHEFPLNEAGIKAFRQHYRTVIEGDPQASHIYREVSQGAAPAGIEYYLPLFFEQMETLFDYLPDNTLAVHVGDTLAAAQAFADQVAHRYEQRRHDRERPLLPPDSLFLGVEEVASSMRGWPTLALVSEAVEDSAQGVAQNADARPPGDLRLQARQAEPAKAFNDFLQGFPGRVLLMAESPGRREVLLDTLRPLGVVPHQVDSWAEFLASDTSPAITIGPLQSGLCLPGEGIAVLTESELFGEKARQERRRRKPTRDADAVVRNLTDLHAGAPVVHEDHGVGRYLGLQKITAGGQETEFLTLEYAGGDKLYVPVASLHLVSRYTGADPEHAPLHKLGTETWSKARRKAAEKARDVAAELLDIYARRAARQGHAYQSRGAEYTAFAAAFPFEETPDQLSAIDAVLDDMASERPMDRVVCGDVGFGKTEVAMRAAFVAVQGGKQVAVLVPTTLLAQQHDQNFRDRFADWPVRIESLSRFGSQKQHQEVMKGLEDGRVDIVIGTHKLIQGNLRFKNLGLVIIDEEQRFGVRHKERLKSLRAEVDMLTLTATPIPRTLNMALSGLRDLSIIATPPEERLTIKTFVSQWNSALIQEACLREIRRGGQVYYLHNEVQTIEKAARELQEQIPSATIGIAHGQMRERELEQVMLDFYHRRYHVLVCTTIIETGIDVPTANTIIINRADKMGLSQLHQLRGRVGRSHHRAYAYLITPHPSGMTKDAVKRLEAIESLEDLGVGFTLASHDLEIRGAGELLGDEQSGQIQEIGFTLYNELLDRAVKALKEGKVPDLDHTTSDTTEVDLGLPALLPDDYVPDIHTRLILYKRLSACQDTDQLREMEVEMVDRFGLLPAQARNLVEATRLKLRLQPLGVRKLEVGPKGGRLIFHPNPPVDPMSVIQLVQSQPESFRLDGQDTLRFTAEMESLDQRVDAVTRLTGQMHIKQEAVA
- a CDS encoding mannose-1-phosphate guanylyltransferase/mannose-6-phosphate isomerase; the encoded protein is MEISVGIVPVILSGGAGTRLWPMSRQHYPKQFLPLTGQGQTMLQATLARLPKDPAMVAPVVVCNDAHRFLVAEQLRQTGVDPCQIILEPVGRNTAPAVALAALEQTASGADPVMVVMPADHLVADVEAFQRALAEAVSLAEAGDLVTFGVVPTEPHTGYGYILADEAKGRSGAPVKAFVEKPDRSTAEDYLASGDYYWNSGMFVFRASAYLDELQQHAPDVLEACRRAMEGTQADLDFLRVDREAFAACRSESIDYAVMEKTRRAVMVPLDAGWSDVGSWESLWSVGERNGDGNVAVGDVMTVGSRNCYVHGNHRLVAAVGVEDLIIVETSDAVLVMHKNRSQDVKEVVARLKAEGREESENHRCVARPWGSYEQIDMASRFQVKRITVKPGETLSLQMHYHRAEHWVVVRGTARITRGEEQFVLTENQSTFIPLGVTHRLENPGKIPLELIEVQSGSYLGEDDIVRFEDTYGRA
- a CDS encoding carbon-nitrogen hydrolase; the encoded protein is MRIALIQQSNTDDTRANLEKSLAGIRRAAEQGARLVILQELHTGPYFCQTEDTGVFDLAEPIPGPTTQTLSELAAELGVVIVGSLFERRAAGLYHNTAVVLDSDGRLAGRYRKMHIPDDPGYYEKFYFTPGDLGFHPVDTSVGRLGVLVCWDQWFPEAARLMALAGAELLIYPTAIGWDPDDNAEEQARQREAWITVQRAHAVANGVPVAACNRVGFEADPSGVSAGSRFWGSSFVCGPQGEFLDQASTDEEVCLLVDVDLARGEAVRRIWPFLRDRRIDAYDDLLKRYRDT